CTATCTAGACCGTAAAGCATTGTGGCCTGGTTACAGGAAGACCGCCATGTTCCCAGCCTGGGGGATAGAGTAAGCTGCTGCAGCTACTAACCATGTCATGTAGACACAAAAGATGTTCTGAGCCAGCCCTGTCACTTGCTGGTTATAAATGCATTTGGAAGTGGCGGTGTAGACAGGCCCCAAGTTGATGTAATATGTGTGTTAAGAAATCAGGATGAAGGGATGTTACGGCAGTTTAGACTTCACTCCTCTGCATTGGACTTGCATCTGAATTGGCACAATGGATTGAGGGTTAGCAtcttgcagaattaggccctgtgTTCTAGGCACAGCGATTCCTAGGCTGCTTCTCCTTGCTACCAAGGGACAAAAACAACTTTCAGAGCCACCACTACAGAAATACTGTGTTTGAAAACATTTCTCCTTTTGCCTGAAGTTCTGCTGGCAAAAGGAAAGCCAAGCCCGTGCTGCAGCTCATGCATGAAGCTTTATTCTCTGGGTTCTTGTTAATGCTCCCATGAGATGTGCTGCTAACGCCCTGTGCAAGAACTAAACTCTGAACAGGGGTTTAGTCTTGCAAGCTGGAAATCACTGAATTGAATGAACATGCTGAGTAAGTCCAGCATTACATTTCTCCAATCATGGCCTTTATTTTCATTCAACCTCAAATCAACATTTCTATGAAAGGTACAAAATAGTCATTGCTACATTAAACAAAATTAGTTTCTCCTTTCATACAGAATATTTACAGAACAGAAAATAGCCATTTTAAGAACAGCAGCTGCATTTACTGGTTGCTGGATCTTTGCAGACACAGCCCTTGGCACAATTATTGCATCCAGCTGGGCAACAGGAGCAACAACCTGAAAAGATAAAAATCAAGACAAGATTATTGGAGATGCCAGACGAAAAACAAACCAGACACACACCAACAACCCTCCCCTGTAAGAATTTAAGGAAGTTCAACATGGACAAGACAAGGAGCAAAACCATGCTGTGAACTAtactttataaaatattaaaacatctcAGTTGTATTGTTAATACATATTCCTCACAAAGACCACATAAAAGTCAAGACTGGACAATCCTGGGTCATTTCTCACCTTACTATAGGTCAGCATCCTTGCTCTGACCCAACAGTTTTGTTAAGAACACTCAGCATATGAAAAAAACTAGTTGGCATTGGAAAGTAGAGAAGTTTTTACAAATTATACTTATGGAAAGGACACTGATTCCACCTTTCAGGCCCACACTTCAAAAATAAGTATACAGTTTAACAACAGATgccctgcttcagcaaagcacctGCTTATCttaaagcatatgcttaaaaCCATTCCCtgtcagcaaagcacttgcagcCTGATCCCAAGatcccactgaaatgaaaggcAAGACTcatcttccctttgatgggctttgcaGCAGGCCCATAAAGCACAGCCCACTCCCACAGACTAAAAGTTGAGCACAGGCTTAATTGTTTTGCTAGATCAAGGCCAGAAATTCTAGCTTCTATATTCCAGCCTCCATACTCTGCCATGGAAGCCAGTCACaaagatctgatgaagtgagctgtggctcacgaaagctcatgctcaaataaattggttagtctctaaggtgccacaagtactcctttactagTCACAAAACCCTCATTCATCTCAGTCTCAGCAAGGCAGGCAACTGCTTGgttgacaaaacatttttaagggggggggaaagagaaatactCACTCTTTTTGCAAGAGGTGCACCTGCAATTCTTGCATTTGCAGGAGTCAGCACAGGTACAGGAGCCACCTGGTAgataaaggggggggggaaaaatgAGCATCACAGCTGGACTAAAATTAAGAGGACAATCGGGGGGCAAGAGGAGAATTTTATCACCAacatgaaaaaaaaccctcaacaacAGGGAAAGTCAATAGACAGACCATGGACCAAACCCCCAGGTGTTTAACACACCACAAAGAGTCTTATTAATTTGTTATCATTATATTCTTTTCTCTTGAGTCTGGACCTtggccaagaaatttggaccttgacaacaAATAATTGATTACCCCCGATCAACAGGTTTCATCTCAGTCAATTGCTTCCCATTGCCCTGCTAAGTACAAATTACCTCTAGGTTATCCCTTGGTTTGAATCGGTCTTGTTACCTGGATCTGACAAAATTCACTGCAAAATCTTTTCCCCGCTCCATGGGGATATATTGGACCCCCCCGCTGGAAAAGGATCTTTACAAGCCAGCCCGGGGCGCGAAGGTAAAAGCAAGTGACATTTGAACCAGGGAGTTTGGTTTGCAGGATCCAGTCGCAGAGATTTCACAGCGGCCCCGAAGGGAGAGGCCAGAGCCGCTCCCGGGCGCGTCGATCCTGatccttcccctgcaaggagcgTGGCTGTTTCCCAGCGAGGGGGAAGCAGAGCCCCATAACCCGCCCAGCAGCTTGGAGCAGGGTCTGTGCGTCTCCGCAGCGGGAGGAGTCACTCACCGGTAGCACAAAGACAGTCCTGGGGATCCATGGCTCACGGGCGCGGCTCAGTCACACGGAGGAGGCGAGGCGAGGTTTGGAGGGGAGCTGCCCGCCGCCTCCTATTTATCCCGGCGGAGGCGTGGGAGCGGGCGCAAAACCACCGCCCCCGCCAGCCCTGCACACGGGCCCCGAAGCAGCGAGCGGAGCTGGGGACTGCTGGCGGCTCCTATCACCGCACAGCGCTGCGTGCAAACCCGGCCGTGCCGAGTGCATCGCACAGGGCTCGGGGGTGCCCCCGCACAGAGCTGCGTGCAAAGCCTTCCGGAGCGCATTGCGCGGTGCTAGCCCCGCACACACCAGGGCGCCGTGTGCAAACTGTAgacatccctccccccccgcattgCGCGGTGCTAACCCCGCACACACCAGGGCGCCGTGTGCAAACTGTAGacatccctccccccctgcaTTGCGCGGTGCTTACCCCGCACACACCAGGGCGCCGTGTGCAAACTGTAGACATCCCTCCCCCCCCTGCATTGCGCGGTGCTAACCCCGCACACACCAGGGCGCCGTGTGCAAACTGTAAACATCCCTCCCCCCCCTGCATTGCGCGGTGCTAACTCCGCACACACCAGGGCGCCGTGTGCAAACTGTAAACATCCCTCCCCCCCCTGCATTGCGCGGTGCTAGCCCCGCACACACCAGGGCGCCGTGTGCAAACTGTAGacatccctcccccccgcattgCGCGGTGCTAACCCCGCACACACCAGGGCGCCATGTGCAAACTGTacacatccctcccccccccgcattgCGCGGTGCTAGCCCCACACACACCAGGGCGCCGTGTGCAAACTGTAAacatccctccccccctgcaTTGCGCGGTGCTAACCCCGCACACACCAGGGCGCCGTGTGCAAACTGTAAacatccctccccccctgcaTTGCGCGGTGCTTACCCCGCACACACCAGGGCGCCGTGTGCAAACTGtaaacatcccctccccccccgcattgCGCGGTGCTAACTCCGCACACACCAGGGCGCCGTGTGCAAACTGTagacatccctcccccccccgcattgCGCGGTGCTAACCCCGCACACACCAGGGCGCCGTGTGCAAACTGTAAACATCCCTCCCCCCCCTGCATTGCGCGGTGCTAATCCCGCACACACCAGGGCGCCGTGTGCAAACTGTACACATCCCTCCCCACTGCATTGCCTGGTCCTAGCTCCGCACAGACCCGGGCGCGGTGTGGAAACGCCTGCGTCCCGAGTGCAATACACAGACCACGGCGCTGAGTGGCAGCCTGCTCTCCTTGAGCGCATTGCAGGGCGCTGTTCCCCGCGCAGGCCCCGGCGCTGAGTGCAGAGGCCTCCGCAGTGCGGTGCACGGTGCGATTCCCGCATAGACCCACCCAGGGCGCTGAGGGCaacccccggccccctccccgagTGCGGTGCACGGTGCGATTCCCGCATAGACCCACCCAGGGTGCTGAGTGCgacccccggccccctcccctgcccgagTGCGGTGCACGGTACGATTCCATCGTAGACCCCAGGGCGCTGAGTGCGACCCCCGGTTTCCTCCCCTGCCCAAGTGCGGTGCACGGTGCGATTCCCGCATAGACCCCAGGGCGCTGAGTGCgacccccggccccttcccctgcccgAGTGCGGTGCACGGTGCGATTCCTGCATAGACCCCAGGGCGCTGAGTGCAACCCCcgaccccggccccctcccctgcccgagTGCGGTGCACGGTGCGATTCCCGCATAGACCCCAGGGCGCTGAGTGCaacccccggccccggccccctcccctgcccgagTGCGGTGCACGGTGCGATTCCAGCCTAGACCCACCCAGGGCGCTGAGTGCaacccccggccccttcccctgcccgAGTGCGGTGCACGGTGCGATTCCTGCATAGACCCCAGGGCGCTGAGTGCAACCCCcgaccccggccccctcccctgcccgag
The genomic region above belongs to Eretmochelys imbricata isolate rEreImb1 chromosome 12, rEreImb1.hap1, whole genome shotgun sequence and contains:
- the LOC144272959 gene encoding metallothionein, producing the protein MDPQDCLCATGGSCTCADSCKCKNCRCTSCKKSCCSCCPAGCNNCAKGCVCKDPATSKCSCCS